One Oryzomonas sagensis DNA segment encodes these proteins:
- a CDS encoding EscU/YscU/HrcU family type III secretion system export apparatus switch protein: MKSRKDEERRAAALTYKQGFYAPVVVARGKGVMAEAIIACAREAGVYVHESPELVNLLMQVDTDAFIPPELYRAVAEVLVWLYGIEQERQ; encoded by the coding sequence ATGAAATCCCGTAAGGACGAAGAGCGCCGTGCGGCGGCCCTTACCTACAAACAGGGCTTTTACGCTCCGGTGGTCGTTGCCAGGGGTAAGGGGGTGATGGCCGAGGCGATCATCGCCTGCGCGCGCGAAGCGGGAGTCTATGTCCACGAATCGCCGGAACTGGTCAATCTGCTGATGCAGGTGGATACCGATGCGTTCATCCCGCCGGAATTGTACCGCGCCGTGGCGGAGGTGCTGGTGTGGCTGTACGGAATCGAGCAGGAACGGCAGTGA
- a CDS encoding phosphoglucomutase/phosphomannomutase family protein, translating to MQIKFGTDGWRGVIARDFTFDNLSLVAQATMDYLNRDGSGNKGLVIGYDRRFLSRDFARRVAEVAAGNGIRVRLTDGYAPTPAVSWAVRESGAGAGIMITASHNPPEYNGFKVKEAFGGSARPATTKVLEEIVAFNVANDRRVVATPFEEALGKGMIEIFDPCEGYFRQIGRYVDLELIARAGIPVVVDPMYGAGSGFLPRLLAGVHEIHNSENPSFGGQPPEPIGEHLAELSALLKGGTYRVGLALDGDADRIGAVDENGDFFSSHCIFTVILRHLIEHKHLRGGVVKTVSTTRMVDLLARKYELPLFETPIGFKHICELMLAEDILMGGEESGGLGVKGHIPERDGILLGLLLLEAMAASGKGLRRLLDETMDEIGHFSYRRIDRRIGGDAKEQLIARLKSAPPAEIDGRRVAATNFSDGFKFIFENGDWLLIRPSGTEPVLRLYSEAGTPGQVDRLLRAGEVLAAR from the coding sequence ATGCAGATCAAATTCGGAACCGACGGCTGGCGCGGGGTCATTGCCCGTGATTTCACCTTCGACAACCTTTCCCTGGTGGCCCAGGCCACCATGGATTACTTGAACCGCGACGGCTCGGGCAACAAAGGGCTGGTGATCGGTTACGACCGGCGTTTCCTGTCCCGCGATTTCGCCCGGCGCGTGGCCGAGGTGGCGGCCGGCAACGGCATACGGGTCCGCCTGACCGACGGCTATGCGCCCACACCGGCCGTATCGTGGGCGGTTCGCGAGTCGGGAGCCGGGGCGGGGATCATGATCACGGCAAGCCACAACCCGCCCGAATACAATGGATTCAAGGTCAAGGAGGCTTTCGGCGGTTCGGCCCGCCCCGCCACCACAAAGGTGCTGGAGGAGATCGTCGCTTTCAATGTGGCCAACGACCGCCGCGTGGTGGCCACCCCCTTCGAGGAGGCCCTGGGGAAGGGGATGATCGAGATCTTCGACCCCTGTGAAGGGTATTTCCGCCAGATCGGCCGCTACGTGGATCTGGAACTGATCGCCAGGGCCGGCATCCCGGTGGTCGTTGACCCGATGTACGGTGCCGGCTCGGGTTTTCTGCCCCGCCTGCTGGCCGGGGTCCACGAGATCCACAACAGCGAGAACCCCTCCTTCGGGGGGCAGCCGCCCGAGCCGATCGGCGAACATCTCGCGGAACTCTCCGCGCTCCTCAAGGGGGGCACCTACCGGGTAGGGCTGGCTTTGGACGGAGACGCCGATCGGATTGGGGCGGTGGATGAGAACGGTGATTTCTTCTCGTCCCACTGCATCTTTACCGTCATCCTGCGGCACCTTATCGAACACAAACATCTGCGGGGCGGTGTGGTCAAGACCGTCTCCACGACCCGCATGGTGGACCTGCTGGCCCGGAAATACGAGCTGCCGCTGTTCGAGACACCCATCGGCTTCAAACATATCTGCGAATTGATGCTGGCGGAGGATATCCTCATGGGTGGCGAAGAATCGGGGGGGCTGGGCGTCAAGGGGCACATCCCGGAACGGGACGGCATCCTGCTCGGGCTCCTGCTCCTGGAGGCCATGGCGGCCAGCGGAAAAGGCCTCCGCCGGCTCCTCGACGAAACCATGGACGAGATCGGGCATTTCTCCTATCGCCGTATCGACCGGCGTATCGGGGGCGACGCCAAGGAACAGCTCATTGCGCGTCTGAAATCGGCCCCTCCGGCAGAGATCGACGGCCGGCGGGTGGCTGCTACTAACTTCAGCGACGGCTTCAAGTTCATCTTCGAGAACGGCGACTGGCTTTTGATCCGCCCCTCGGGCACCGAACCGGTCCTGCGGCTGTACAGCGAGGCCGGAACCCCGGGCCAGGTGGACCGTCTGCTGCGCGCTGGGGAAGTCCTGGCGGCACGGTAA
- a CDS encoding response regulator: MANILIVDDSSTMRKIISRSLRQAGLAVDEIYEAGDGIEGLSVLASGKPVTLILSDINMPNMDGLEFIKQVRANGNAVPIVMITTEGGEEILKEAIASGASDSIKKPFTPDQLQEKLGGLI, translated from the coding sequence ATGGCGAATATTCTCATCGTTGACGATTCTTCCACAATGCGCAAGATCATTTCACGCTCACTTCGGCAGGCCGGCCTGGCTGTTGATGAAATATACGAGGCCGGCGACGGCATTGAAGGGCTGAGCGTGCTGGCCTCCGGCAAGCCGGTTACGCTGATCCTCTCCGATATCAACATGCCCAACATGGACGGCCTGGAATTCATCAAACAGGTCAGGGCCAACGGCAACGCCGTCCCGATCGTCATGATCACCACGGAGGGGGGCGAAGAGATACTCAAGGAAGCCATCGCGAGCGGGGCCAGCGACAGCATCAAGAAACCCTTCACACCCGACCAGTTGCAGGAAAAACTGGGAGGGCTGATATGA
- a CDS encoding chemotaxis protein CheX — MSLNADIAGTARFTEEQLARYVIDATKDVFSTMVMMDPADDYPLKDPIHRFQCSITGMVGFAGIYSGVISIHCPVALALQITSSMLGMECEEVNEDLNDAIGEIANMLGGSVKQVLSKGGMDVKLSIPTVISGEDYTVNSLSDIDCVVIPFSVSDNRFLVGLTLKKED; from the coding sequence ATGAGCCTTAACGCCGACATCGCCGGCACTGCCAGGTTTACGGAAGAGCAGCTTGCCCGGTACGTCATTGATGCCACCAAGGATGTTTTCTCCACCATGGTCATGATGGATCCGGCGGACGATTACCCCCTCAAGGACCCGATTCATCGCTTTCAATGCAGCATCACCGGCATGGTGGGATTCGCGGGCATCTATTCGGGCGTGATTTCCATCCACTGTCCGGTTGCCCTGGCTCTTCAGATCACCTCGAGCATGCTGGGCATGGAATGCGAAGAGGTCAACGAGGATTTGAACGACGCCATCGGCGAAATAGCCAATATGCTGGGCGGGAGCGTCAAACAGGTGCTTTCCAAGGGAGGCATGGACGTCAAGCTCTCGATTCCAACGGTTATCTCCGGCGAAGATTATACCGTCAACTCGCTCTCCGACATCGACTGTGTCGTCATCCCGTTCAGCGTCAGCGACAACAGGTTTCTCGTCGGGCTCACCCTTAAGAAAGAAGACTGA
- a CDS encoding response regulator, which yields MDGYTTLHEMLASALKQAGEESGMLLGQELAIALSDSLTTSKTSYFGGLEDACFVIGVESREAYTGQFYLVFSLRDAIVMSSILLGIPPARIQEKKRLSIIESDDIDAFAEIANMINGAFNTVFQGSLPNKVHLKLLSPKKFIPEVDELSESEPLPEGDYLMFRSKLEMPDQELNYLDVLIPVGLGNQFDPPGEEPPEPPAEEEAPAPDEAGDAAAQPQPEAEEGAAPPPREEAGSAEAGIDSVVVLEDDNEERRQMVTVAALTGYQVVEGTLNADIKELFTGRNVRLVLVGSQDASDHELAVCIKVNAIRQNSPPPIIMSAQRWTRTAVLKALKYGAREIIIKPCSEEELIAKVRRFCKPPVQ from the coding sequence ATGGATGGATATACCACGTTACATGAGATGTTGGCCTCTGCCCTGAAGCAGGCTGGCGAGGAAAGCGGCATGCTTTTGGGGCAGGAACTCGCCATTGCCCTTTCGGATTCTCTTACCACCAGTAAAACATCCTATTTCGGCGGCCTTGAGGATGCCTGCTTCGTGATCGGCGTCGAGTCCCGGGAGGCTTACACCGGCCAGTTCTATCTGGTGTTCTCCCTGCGTGACGCCATCGTCATGAGCAGTATCCTGCTGGGTATCCCCCCGGCCCGCATCCAGGAAAAAAAGCGTCTCAGCATCATCGAAAGCGATGACATCGATGCCTTTGCCGAGATTGCCAATATGATCAACGGGGCGTTCAACACCGTTTTTCAGGGCAGCCTCCCCAACAAGGTGCATCTGAAGTTGCTTTCGCCCAAAAAGTTTATTCCCGAAGTCGATGAATTGAGCGAAAGCGAGCCGCTTCCCGAAGGCGACTACCTCATGTTCCGCTCGAAACTGGAGATGCCGGACCAGGAGCTGAACTATCTGGACGTGCTCATACCCGTTGGGTTGGGCAACCAGTTCGATCCCCCCGGCGAGGAACCGCCGGAGCCTCCCGCCGAGGAGGAGGCCCCCGCGCCTGATGAGGCCGGTGATGCCGCGGCGCAGCCGCAACCCGAGGCCGAGGAAGGGGCCGCGCCCCCCCCAAGGGAGGAAGCCGGTTCGGCAGAGGCCGGGATCGACAGCGTCGTGGTGCTGGAGGACGATAACGAGGAACGCCGCCAGATGGTGACCGTGGCCGCCTTGACCGGTTATCAGGTGGTGGAGGGAACGCTCAATGCCGATATCAAGGAGCTCTTCACCGGCCGCAACGTGCGGTTGGTGCTGGTCGGTTCGCAGGATGCGAGCGACCACGAGTTGGCGGTTTGCATCAAGGTCAATGCCATCCGCCAGAACTCGCCGCCCCCGATTATCATGAGCGCCCAGCGCTGGACCCGGACGGCCGTTTTGAAGGCGTTGAAATACGGAGCCCGGGAGATTATCATCAAGCCGTGCAGCGAAGAGGAACTGATTGCCAAGGTGCGCAGGTTCTGCAAACCGCCGGTGCAGTGA